ACCAGGACAATCGGTTTTATCACCAATGAAGTGTCTGACGAATCCGGCCGGAAGCTGCTTAACGTCTTCATACCGACTGCTCCGAACCCGACCTCCGGTTTCCTGCAGATACTACGAGAAGAGGAGATTATCCGGACCGACATATCGGTTGATGCCGCGCTAAAGATGGTCGTTTCCGGAGGACGGATGTCACCCGAGGAGGTCAGGGAAAAGCTTCTTGTTGTGGAAAAGGAAGCCCCGCTTTCTGGTGACTCGGCACCTGGAGTCGACGTCTAATCAGCGTGCTGGCGCCGCAGTCTCTGCTGTACCGGCTGGCCGGTCAATTCCCTTAACGCGTCGGAAGCAATCCATCTGGCGCTCTTTGAGTCCATCTCGTGGATTTCCCGGGCGGTCTCGATTGCCAGCTTGTTCAGCCCGGGATTGCGTTTCCCAATCTGCCTCAGTGCCCAGTTGACCGCCTTTCTAACATAGTTACGGTCGTCTCCGGATTCCCGCTTTATCAGCACCAGGAATGATTCGAATTTCTCGTCCGGAGCTTTCTTATCGCTGATTGTGAGGGTGGCCATGAGGACAAAGCCGGCCCGCTTGACGAACTCCCTTTCATCGGAACTCCACTCCACTGCTTTGGGATAAGCCTGTTCCGTGTACCGGAACAGGGCGCTGCAGCAATGGTCGCATACGTCCCAGGAGTCGAAATCGCTCACCCACGCATCCATTTGCTCCCCGGTGACGAGTTTCGCTTCGTCTTCCAAAACGGCCAGCATCCGTGCTTCGCGAATGCCCGTTTCCCATAGCTGACTGGCAAGGGAGTGGTCTTTACCAGTTTCTCTGGCAATTTTCCTGATATTGGTAATGGATATCCCAAGGTTGTTGTTCGGGTTTATACCGTAACGCGCCATCTCCACCACAGCAGCGGGATTGGCCAGAGATTTCAGTTTCTCCAGAATCTCTACGTACTTCATCTACTCTCGTACATCCGTAGAAGCTTCAGAGACAGGCGATAGTCAGTCCAATAATACCTTTAACACATAATATGGTCAAACGAGACATCCAGGGTAAACCGCACATCTTATATCTTTATTGTTATCATATTTAGTGTGGTGTATAATCCCTCACATACCGCCTATCGCCGGAGGGAGAGCTATGACCAGGAAACTTTATCGGAGCCAGGATGACAGAGTGATTGCCGGGGTCTGTGGTGGCCTGGGGGCATATTTCGGTATTGACCCTACAATTGTCAGGGTCATTGCCGTGCTGTCAATTTTCGTTGGTGGAACGGGAATTATTGCCTATCTTATCCTGGCAATCGTTGTACCGCTTGAGGGTTCCACCGTCGCCGAACCCAGGGACACAATAAAAGAAAACGTGGATGATATTAAGGAAACCGCCAGCGAGATAGGGCGTGACATACAGTCAACAGTGGCAAAGGATAGGGTGGAAGCTGAAGAAGAAACTACATTGCGTAGCCGCCGATTTAACTGGCTCGGTATTGCCGTTATCGTATTCGGTGTAGTCCTGCTGCTGGGTAATTTCAACGTATTCTGGTGGTTCAAGTGGGGGGTACTCTGGCCAATACCCGTAATCGCCATCGGCATACTCCTGATTATTGCTGCCCGGAGGAAGTAAGCATGACAGATCAGCAGCGAAATACCCCGATTTCTACCGCTATCTGGGGCACCTTTCTGCTGTTCCTGGGATTGGTCTTTCTCCTCCAGACTACCGGGGTACTTTCCTGGGACCTCTGGGGAACCCTGTGGCGGTTCTGGCCGGTGGTGCTCGTCCTTGGTGGGGCTGGCATCCTGCTGAGGGGCCACAGCTTCTGGCTGGTCAGCCTGGTGTCCGTGGTGGTACTCGGAGGGTGCCTGGGGATTGCGCTGTGGCAGCACGGCCCGATGCCGTCCAGCTATATGCGCAGTGAAACGTTGCCACTGGGTAATCTGGAGAGTGCGGAAGTAAACATCGAGTTTACTGCCGGGAGCCTGGATATCGGTAGTCTCTCTACCGGGTCGGCGGACCTCATGGAAATAGACTACGAGGTGAGAGACGGATACACCACACTGGACATGGACTTCCGGGAGATAGAGGGTGCAGGTGAGCTCCGACTCAGCACAGTCCATCATAAGGTAGGAGAAGATGGCGGGGTCGATTGGCGAGT
Above is a genomic segment from Dehalococcoidales bacterium containing:
- a CDS encoding DUF502 domain-containing protein encodes the protein TRTIGFITNEVSDESGRKLLNVFIPTAPNPTSGFLQILREEEIIRTDISVDAALKMVVSGGRMSPEEVREKLLVVEKEAPLSGDSAPGVDV
- a CDS encoding DNA alkylation repair protein → MKYVEILEKLKSLANPAAVVEMARYGINPNNNLGISITNIRKIARETGKDHSLASQLWETGIREARMLAVLEDEAKLVTGEQMDAWVSDFDSWDVCDHCCSALFRYTEQAYPKAVEWSSDEREFVKRAGFVLMATLTISDKKAPDEKFESFLVLIKRESGDDRNYVRKAVNWALRQIGKRNPGLNKLAIETAREIHEMDSKSARWIASDALRELTGQPVQQRLRRQHAD
- a CDS encoding PspC domain-containing protein, with translation MTRKLYRSQDDRVIAGVCGGLGAYFGIDPTIVRVIAVLSIFVGGTGIIAYLILAIVVPLEGSTVAEPRDTIKENVDDIKETASEIGRDIQSTVAKDRVEAEEETTLRSRRFNWLGIAVIVFGVVLLLGNFNVFWWFKWGVLWPIPVIAIGILLIIAARRK
- a CDS encoding DUF5668 domain-containing protein, whose product is MTDQQRNTPISTAIWGTFLLFLGLVFLLQTTGVLSWDLWGTLWRFWPVVLVLGGAGILLRGHSFWLVSLVSVVVLGGCLGIALWQHGPMPSSYMRSETLPLGNLESAEVNIEFTAGSLDIGSLSTGSADLMEIDYEVRDGYTTLDMDFREIEGAGELRLSTVHHKVGEDGGVDWRVYLTRSIPLSVIVHSAASDVDLNLRRLEVTRLTLDLDAGNCEVVLPSSAGVTSVGVDVNVANVEITIPDDVAARIQIDGGLSLIEVDRGRFPQEGDYFQSPGFESAANRVEMVIECDIGRVVVK